From the Saccharomycodes ludwigii strain NBRC 1722 chromosome I, whole genome shotgun sequence genome, one window contains:
- the AEP2 gene encoding Aep2p (similar to Saccharomyces cerevisiae YMR282C | AEP2 | ATPase ExPression), translated as MRSGIPHIKKLYSTFSLDLVEPVQNTVIAAANGNNIHTPNFIANTSITLGNENNSGTMVMTNKKSNNVVTLKAELLNVQENLNVLKKNFKFLQDFQPNASSSMPALLTSSKQNFHASNINSYFDKQLLKMYYNDSTTLPSINKHEFPSIIHYGISIEKDFGNLDKLWIYLQNTESLYENKELYMWDALKLLEKNLTLGRFTQSSKIFHYLLDHNYNGEIPLYNAKFLTIYLKLKAGTLIKYTWVSTAGFLNGENEYTSRIVTKCRKNQKKMKIWKYEYDRALKYVNTYYLNDLENWKTNRTLELETNILYMFANLKPASASKALLDRYIKETWFNEELPILANSNIAPNSYLLISIVKSFTHIGDFRKGMEYIDLFLTKYGNNMLTLDSPFWFQLFNLSEEIYNSGMDKEGLIAMNIWDLLINYSGKNKELDIHFPLYGLLPYYNILKQTNNIKKLSEFYFEIFKRGHKFVVGYNNNNDSLRKLFIKCQKVLICKSLYRNQIKSQAFIKNFSIDADNKKELTEYFKTCRDKELKRRKGKIEKDKRLQAKYDREEEEDKLLGELW; from the coding sequence aTGAGATCTGGCATACCacatattaaaaagttgTACAGTACCTTTTCATTAGACTTGGTTGAGCCAGTTCAAAATACTGTTATAGCTGCAGCCAATGGCAATAATATTCATACACCAAATTTCATAGCAAATACATCAATAACATTAGGAAATGAGAATAATAGTGGTACAATGGTGATgaccaataaaaaaagcaatAATGTTGTTACTCTAAAAGCCGAACTATTAAATGTTCAAGAAAACCTaaatgttttgaaaaaaaactttaaatttCTTCAGGATTTTCAACCCAAtgcttcttcttccatGCCTGCTTTGTTGACATCTagtaaacaaaatttcCACGCAAGCAACATTAACTCCTATTTCGACAAACAATTGCTAAAAATGTATTACAATGATTCTACTACTTTACCATCGATAAATAAACATGAGTTTCCTAGTATTATTCATTATGGAATTTCcattgaaaaagattttggAAATCTAGATAAATTATGGATTTACTTACAAAATACTGAAAGCTTgtatgaaaataaagaattataCATGTGGGATGCTTTAAAactattggaaaaaaatttaactttGGGGAGATTTACCCAATCCTCCAAGATATTTCATTATCTTTTAGACCATAATTATAATGGAGAGATTCCTCTATATAATGCCAAGTTTTTGacaatttatttgaaattaaaggCAGGTACGTTAATTAAGTATACGTGGGTTTCTACGGCAGGGTTTTTGAATGGTGAAAACGAGTATACAAGTAGAATAGTTACCAAGTGCAGAAAAaatcagaaaaaaatgaaaatttggaaatatgaatatgataGAGCATTGAAATATGTTAACACATATTACTTGAATGACTTAGAAAATTGGAAGACAAATAGAACTTTGGAATTAGAaactaatatattatatatgtttgCTAATTTGAAGCCAGCTTCTGCATCTAAAGCATTATTAGATAGATATATTAAAGAGACGTGGTTTAATGAAGAACTGCCGATCCTGGCCAATAGTAACATTGCACCAAATAGTTATTTGTTAATTAGTATTGTTAAAAGTTTCACTCATATTGGAGATTTTAGGAAAGGTATGGAGTATattgatttgtttttaaccAAGTATGGCAATAACATGTTAACATTAGATTCTCCCTTTTGGTTTCAATTGTTCAATCTCTCtgaagaaatatataacaGTGGTATGGACAAAGAGGGGTTGATTGCAATGAATATATGGgatcttttaataaattatagtGGCAAAAATAAGGAATTAGACATTCATTTCCCCCTTTATGGATTATTACCTTATTATAACATTTTAAAGcaaactaataatattaaaaaattgagtGAATTTTATTTCGAGATATTTAAAAGGGGTCataaatttgttgttggctataataacaataacgaTTCATTGcgcaaattatttattaagtGCCAAAAAGTTTTGATTTGCAAAAGCCTGTACAGAAACCAAATAAAATCACAagcatttattaaaaacttttctatTGATGCAGATAATAAGAAAGAACTAACGGagtattttaaaacttgcAGAGACAAAGAACTTAAACGAAGAAAGGGTAAAATcgaaaaagataaaagatTACAAGCTAAATATGAcagagaagaagaagaagacaAGTTATTGGGTGAACTATGGTGA
- the GPI12 gene encoding N-acetylglucosaminylphosphatidylinositol deacetylase (similar to Saccharomyces cerevisiae YMR281W | GPI12 | GlycosylPhosphatidylInositol anchor biosynthesis) codes for MLMHKYCHNIYTFSILIVAYSIFVCYYGLNRKVIVNNNSTQLNNIYSFNNNNDNTTITSLNLIIAHPDDEVMFFNPIINALNYVYNEKTDNTNNHSDTILRVICLSNGNADGLGDIRYHELHNSLKALWSNHDNLQIHVANFTDSMEIYWDSNAIDQYIKSNNIIPDPNPLFITFDERGISNHPNHISCYNYVKHYISTENEKNNAHALILQSPSFAEKYSSIWKVPFILFRTSTNTNTLTFVNSIHDWIFALGVMSQKHYSQMVWFRFLWWTFSSLVFYNTFTYI; via the coding sequence atgctaatgCATAAATATTGCCACAATATATACACATTCAGCATTTTGATCGTGGCTTACTCCATTTTTGTTTGCTATTATGGTTTAAATAGAAAAGTAATTGTAAATAACAATTCAACCCAATTGAATAATATctattcttttaataataataacgataatACTACCATCACCTCACTAAATCTAATTATTGCACATCCCGACGATGAAGTCATGTTTTTTAATCCTATCATTAACGCACTAAACTACGTgtataatgaaaaaacGGATAATACAAACAATCACAGCGATACAATATTAAGAGTGATTTGCCTATCTAATGGCAATGCCGACGGATTAGGAGATATAAGATACCACGAATTGCATAATTCATTAAAGGCATTATGGTCGAACCATGATAATCTACAAATCCATGTAGCTAATTTTACAGACTCAATGGAAATATATTGGGATTCAAATGCTATTGACCAATATatcaaatcaaataatattattccGGATCCAAACCCTTTGTTTATAACTTTTGATGAAAGAGGCATATCTAATCATCCAAATCATATAAGTTGTTATAATTATGTTAAACATTACATTTCTACAGAGAATGAGAAAAATAATGCACATGCCTTGATTTTACAATCCCCCTCCTTTGCAGAAAAATATTCCTCTATATGGAAAGTACCATTTATACTATTTCGCACCAGTACTAACACTAATACACTAACCTTTGTAAATAGTATCCATGATTGGATTTTTGCCTTGGGCGTAATGTCTCAAAAACATTATTCTCAGATGGTATGGTTTAGGTTTCTTTGGTGGACTTTTAGTTCACTGGTTTTTTATAATActtttacatatatatga
- the CAT8 gene encoding DNA-binding transcription factor CAT8 (similar to Saccharomyces cerevisiae YMR280C | CAT8 | CATabolite repression), translating to MSNSAQRKPKIIRTLGSSSLSGLNPLSSNNNSISSIVQSPSAGNVYTPASSTVTPNSNSLIVEPRGQHESSITAATLTSTSDTISTTNNKNSNTLLNATNPQEYAKRSISPPTLGTPISTTSGVNSNVRVAQACDRCRSKKTRCDGKRPQCSQCAAVGFECKISDKLSRRAFPRGYTETLEERVRELETENARLLGICDLKEQQLYETHKKYTSPVNTNSTCSDTGTHSDSAHHFNTKNDTDNNKNQNQNYENVIGNRLPRRASLCNINSVLLNKTIKQDEKAVKDHYENIKAKSGKNIGYGHDGNKMEDYNYNKEESKNEILKNITRSSTPAIDDPDERNALHEVPVGASTSNYDPTAISFEPKEAPGLPTVKALTNMAHHEKSIQLATLVSLSVPRSTDEVLFIPQLLAKIGQTYGFTSKQCLYTASLLASLKENFEPAASLVGVPIANENLWDIDDLPNFFSEVLKLNNAVTLIEIHHLCDVYFQNWHSTIPVLGKQQFYQHLEKFEHDITTVDLQNLSNLPKSSTLSYKIFASLLVVLLQMGILSILKKENISELDLLNIKNNKELSEKEQLIKKYLSLSEHYNKVLKQLVANPYFTAKTTSMPSLQFLTIAFYYFTNVGDIPTIYDLRGKVCSMSQQLRLHRCPSVVLGLNGSTLDNEQQSDRRFLFWAIYVLDVFSSFQLGVPRFLKDQDIECALPINEEEEEEEEEEEEKAQRKQPGIYYGFKLQGHATAFSLSIIRFSKVLGNVLDTIFKRQMSYVAKKVSLIHENALDNWRRGLAPHLQFSIDVNGTINMDEFIQQKSSSSSIYSKEQLVLMTLYFLCKCIIHLPVVAIKKLDQNETSIIDNGINRTSSSYIILQQSCNTLLHVVSFFKNYYLPLPVILSQTIVRFSLVAARRALDYAKGGALFQDMKALLLELTKMLLDDRKVGIPGCLSWYTMKLHDICIQLLLQPSNLKPDKLEKLLLKTTNIYDKFLGKSSLRKRKQQDNKLSNINTKVKKQCANNTRGNTDLTSGTEINTSRANDSVNICSALKGKAVIKDKPKISDNSSNISNNILDNNINLISEAFQMDPVLSMNDLSQFFQQQLQSGGKNSNLVNNPINNTTGTTNISNKNKIKDVQNLDVSINNNKEDVKSPNVMVSKDNGGGGKHMNNDNDDNTSSTLNGESSFTNLAGLFTVPSNGDFLKEFMRPTSNNISNGNNTGLNSNTGSQLNLISLLNTGHGKPGTIFPGLVNVNINDERNKPNILYSHTMSNSVDVDSSNNKKINKNTGGKVINSTDNNNNTNANSNPLMFSVDASLGLAPLLELTPDFFSPASPGFNHLATAALSTTVDDNVNQNNNYNYKMNDKCTNCFPVNKNNGILTNNNKSGDGVEDKGMKIANNAGNSRKKKVGNKYQQEDQIALNNIIRNNEVPMVHSLSMSSVEKNHKNKNHRGPRRRMSLAVSSTSGSTATDGNGNNIGGTIEKQESITDLFSWKH from the coding sequence ATGTCTAATTCAGCACAAAGGAAACCTAAGATTATTAGAACACTTGGGTCCTCTTCACTAAGTGGTTTAAATCCACTGTctagtaataacaatagtatCTCTTCCATTGTACAATCACCATCTGCTGGCAATGTATATACACCTGCTTCTTCAACTGTCACACCAAATTCTAATAGCTTAATAGTAGAACCAAGAGGACAACACGAATCTAGTATCACTGCTGCTACACTTACATCTACTAGTGATACTATCTCCACCACTAACAATAAGAATAGCAACACCTTATTAAATGCCACTAATCCCCAAGAGTATGCTAAGAGATCAATTTCTCCCCCTACTTTAGGCACACCTATTTCTACTACAAGTGGTGTGAACAGTAATGTTAGGGTGGCTCAAGCTTGTGATAGGTGCAGGTCTAAAAAAACACGGTGTGATGGGAAGAGACCGCAATGCTCACAATGTGCTGCTGTTGGGTTTGAATGTAAAATAAGTGATAAACTGAGTAGAAGGGCATTCCCCAGGGGATATACCGAGACTTTAGAAGAAAGGGTGAGGGAGTTAGAAACCGAAAATGCCAGGCTTTTAGGGATTTGCGACTTGAAGGAACAACAACTATATGAAACACATAAAAAGTATACATCCCCTGTAAATACCAATTCCACTTGTTCCGATACCGGTACCCACAGTGATAGTGCACATCACTTTAACACTAAGAATGACAcagataataacaaaaaccagaatcaaaattatgaaaatgTTATCGGTAATAGGTTACCAAGAAGGGCTTCTCTATGCAATATAAATTCTGTTTTgctaaataaaacaataaaacaagATGAAAAGGCTGTAAAAGACCATTATGAAAATATCAAGGCTAAATCTGGAAAAAACATTGGATATGGCCATGATGGAAACAAAATGGAGGATTACAACTATAACAAAGAGGAAagcaaaaatgaaattttaaagaacATCACAAGAAGTTCGACTCCAGCCATTGATGATCCAGACGAACGTAATGCTTTACATGAGGTTCCAGTTGGTGCTTCTACCTCTAATTATGATCCAACTGCAATTTCATTTGAACCAAAAGAAGCACCAGGGTTGCCGACTGTAAAAGCTTTAACGAATATGGCGCATCACGAAAAAAGTATTCAATTGGCCACTTTGGTATCCTTGTCTGTTCCAAGATCTACTGATGAAGTGTTATTCATTCCACAATTGTTGGCCAAAATTGGACAAACGTATGGATTTACGTCAAAACAGTGTTTATATACTGCATCATTGCTAGCTAGTTTAAAGGAGAACTTTGAGCCAGCAGCATCATTGGTTGGTGTACCCATTGCCAATGAAAATTTGTGGGATATTGATGATTTACCCAATTTTTTCTCAGAAGTTTTGAAGTTAAATAATGCTGTAACTTTAATTGAAATACATCATTTATGCGACGTGTATTTCCAGAATTGGCATAGCACTATTCCAGTTCTAGGTAAGCAGCAATTTTATCAGCATCTAGAAAAGTTTGAACATGATATAACTACCGTAGACTTGCAGAATTTGAGTAACTTGCCTAAATCATCTACTTTAAGTTACAAAATATTTGCTTCATTGTTAGTAGTTTTATTACAGATGGGTATCCTGtctattttgaaaaaggaaaatatttcTGAGTTAGATTTACttaacattaaaaataataaggaGCTTTCTGAAAAGGAACAgttgattaaaaaatatctaaGCTTATCTGAAcattataataaagttttgaaaCAGCTAGTTGCAAACCCATATTTTACGGCTAAAACTACGTCTATGCCATCTTTGCAGTTTTTAACTATAGCCTTCTATTATTTTACCAATGTTGGTGATATTCCAACAATTTATGATTTGAGGGGGAAAGTTTGTTCCATGTCTCAACAATTGAGATTGCATAGATGTCCATCTGTTGTATTAGGTTTGAATGGTTCTACTTTGGATAATGAACAGCAGAGTGATAGAagatttttgttttgggCCATCTATGTGTTGGATGTTTTTTCTTCGTTTCAGTTAGGAGTTCCtagatttttaaaagatcaGGACATTGAATGCGCTTTACCTAtaaatgaagaagaagaagaggaagaggaagaggaagaagaaaaagcgCAGCGGAAACAACCAGGTATTTATTATGGATTTAAATTGCAAGGACATGCTACTGCATTTTCTTTaagtattattagattTTCCAAAGTTTTGGGGAATGTGTTGgatacaatttttaaaagacaAATGTCTTATGTTGCAAAAAAAGTTTCCTTAATACATGAAAACGCACTAGACAATTGGAGGAGAGGGTTAGCACCGCATTTACAATTCAGCATTGATGTGAATGGGACTATTAATATGGACGAGTTTATACAGCAGAAAAGCTCATCAAGTTCAATTTACTCTAAGGAACAATTAGTGTTGATgactttatattttttgtgtaAATGTATTATACATTTACCCGTAGTTGCTATTAAGAAATTAGATCAAAATGAAACATCCATTATAGATAATGGTATAAATAGGACATCGTCTTCATATATCATATTACAGCAATCTTGTAATACATTATTGCACGTAGTTTcgtttttcaaaaattattatttgccCTTACCAGTAATACTATCACAAACGATTGTAAGATTTTCTTTGGTTGCGGCTAGAAGGGCGCTCGATTATGCTAAAGGGGGTGCATTATTTCAAGATATGAAAGCTCTATTATTAGAGTTGACCAAAATGTTATTAGATGATAGGAAAGTTGGGATACCTGGTTGCTTATCGTGGTACACGATGAAACTACATGATATTTGTATCCAGTTGTTACTACAACCATCTAATTTGAAACCAGACAAGTTGGAGAAGTTGCTGTTGAAAACAACAAACATCtatgataaatttttggGTAAGTCATCGTTaaggaaaagaaagcagcaagataataaattgaGTAATATCAATACAAAAGTAAAGAAACAATGTGCAAATAATACTAGGGGTAATACAGATCTCACAAGTGGTACAGAGATTAATACTTCTAGAGCTAATGATAGCGTGAATATTTGTAGTGCATTAAAAGGTAAAGCTGttataaaagataaaccaaaaatatCTGATAATTCAAGCAATATTTCGAATAATATTCTTGACAATAACATTAATTTGATTAGTGAAGCTTTCCAAATGGATCCAGTTTTAAGTATGAATGATTTAAGTCAATTTTTCCAGCAACAACTTCAAAGTGGTGGGAAAAATAGTAACCTTGTGAATAATCCTATTAACAATACTACTGGTACTACTAATATTAGCAATAAGAATAAGATCAAGGATGTTCAAAATTTGGACGTttctattaataacaacaaggAGGATGTTAAAAGTCCTAATGTTATGGTGAGCAAAGATAATGGAGGCGGTGGCAAACATAtgaataatgataatgacgATAACACTTCTTCTACACTTAACGGTGAGTCGAGTTTTACTAATTTGGCAGGACTTTTCACTGTTCCCAGTAATggtgattttttaaaagaatttatGCGGCCCACATCgaataatattagtaatggtaataataccGGCCTGAATAGCAATACAGGATCACAGCTGAATTTAATAAGTTTATTAAATACAGGGCATGGTAAACCTGGTACAATTTTTCCCGGATTAGTTAAcgttaatattaatgatgaGAGGAACAAGCCAAACATTTTGTATTCCCATACGATGAGCAATTCTGTTGATGTTgatagtagtaataataaaaaaataaacaagaaCACTGGTGGCAAAGTTATTAACAGTACagacaacaataacaatactaatGCCAATTCAAATCCATTAATGTTTTCGGTTGATGCTTCGCTAGGTTTGGCACCATTGTTAGAGTTAACACCAGATTTTTTCAGTCCCGCATCGCCCGGTTTTAATCATTTAGCTACTGCCGCTCTTAGTACTACAGTTGATGACAATGTCAATcagaataataattataattataaaatgaaTGATAAATGCACAAACTGTTTTCCTgtcaataaaaacaatgggatattaacaaataataataaaagtggGGATGGAGTTGAAGATAAGGGGATGAAGATAGCAAATAATGCTGGTAATAgcaggaaaaaaaaggtaggAAATAAATATCAGCAAGAAGATCAAATTgcattaaataatattataagaaATAATGAAGTACCGATGGTTCATTCTTTGAGTATGTCCTCTGTAGAGAAAAAtcataaaaacaaaaaccaTAGGGGACCAAGAAGAAGGATGAGTTTAGCGGTTTCCTCTACTTCAGGATCAACGGCGACCGATGGAAATGGGAATAATATAGGTGGaacaattgaaaaacaagAGAGTATTACTGATTTATTCAGCTGGAAACATTAG